A genomic region of Antennarius striatus isolate MH-2024 chromosome 16, ASM4005453v1, whole genome shotgun sequence contains the following coding sequences:
- the map2k4a gene encoding dual specificity mitogen-activated protein kinase kinase 4a isoform X2 produces the protein MEFRRTTMATPGANTAAPSSGGSAAAHQQQSQHVTTLSSTQDAAPCWRCQSETGFQMNLSGAPASKRKALKLNFANPPVKPTTRFTLNTAGTPFQNPHIERLRTHSMESSGKLKISPEQLWDFTADDLKDLGEIGRGAYGSVNKMVHKPSSQIMAVKRIRSTVDEKEQKQLLMDLDVVMRSSDCPYIVQFYGALFREGDCWICMELMATSLDKFYKFVYGSLDDVIPEEILGKITLATVKALNHLKENLKIIHRDIKPSNILLDRSGSIKLCDFGISGQLVDSIAKTRDAGCRPYMAPERIDPSASRQGYDVRSDVWSLGITLYELATGRFPYPKWNSVFDQLTQVVRGDPPQLSNSEERRFSSKFISFVNVCLTKDESKRPKYKELLKDPFIQMYEERSVDVAAYVCRLLDQMPASPSSPMFTD, from the exons CGCAGG AcgccgccccctgctggaggtgTCAGAGTGAAACCG GGTTCCAGATGAACCTGTCTGGAGCCCCTGCAA GTAAACGTAAAGCTCTGAAGCTGAACTTCGCCAACCCGCCGGTCAAACCCACGACTAGATTCACACTCAACACAGCCGGAACGCCCTTCCAGAACCCGCACAT CGAGCGCCTGAGGACACACAGCATGGAGTCGTCGGGGAAGCTGAAGATCTCTCCGGAGCAGCTGTGGGACTTCACCGCCGACGACCTGAAGGACCTGGGCGAGATCGGCCGCGGCGCCTACGGCTCCGTCAACAAGATGGTGCACAAGCCCAGCAGCCAGATCATGGCGGTCAAG AGGATCCGCTCCACGGTGGATGAGAAGGAGCAGAAGCAGTTGCTGATGGACCTGGACGTGGTGATGAGGAGCAGCGACTGTCCCTACATCGTCCAGTTCTACGGCGCCCTGTTCAGAGAG GGCGACTGCTGGATCTGCATGGAGCTCATGGCTACCTCTTTAGACAAGTTCTACAAGTTTGTGTACGGCTCCCTGGACGACGTGATCCCAGAGGAGATCCTCGGGAAGATCACCTTAGCT ACTGTGAAGGCACTTAACCACTTAAAGGAAAACTTGAAGATCATACACAGAG acatcAAGCCGTCAAACATCCTCCTGGACAGGAGCGGCAGCATCAAGCTGTGTGACTTTGGCATCAGCGGTCAGCTGGTCGACTCCATCGCCAAGACGCGCGACGCCGGCTGCCGCCCATATATGGCG CCGGAGCGAATCGACCCCAGCGCCTCCCGGCAGGGCTACGATGTCCGTTCCGATGTCTGGAGTCTGGGGATCACACTG TACGAGCTGGCCACCGGCCGCTTCCCCTACCCCAAGTGGAACAGTGTGTTTGACCAGTTGACCCAGGTGGTGAGGGGCGACCCGCCGCAGCTCAGCAACTCAGAGGAGAGGCGCTTCTCGTCCAAATTCATCTCCTTTGTGAACGTGTG CCTTACGAAGGACGAGTCCAAGAGGCCCAAGTACAAGGAGCTGCTG AAAGACCCGTTCATCCAGATGTATGAGGAACGCTCGGTGGACGTGGCCGCGTACGTCTGCAGGCTGCTGGACCAGATGCCGGCGTCGCCCAGCTCCCCCATGTTTACGGACTGA
- the map2k4a gene encoding dual specificity mitogen-activated protein kinase kinase 4a isoform X1 yields MEFRRTTMATPGANTAAPSSGGSAAAHQQQSQHVTTLSSTQDAAPCWRCQSETDRLCPGFQMNLSGAPASKRKALKLNFANPPVKPTTRFTLNTAGTPFQNPHIERLRTHSMESSGKLKISPEQLWDFTADDLKDLGEIGRGAYGSVNKMVHKPSSQIMAVKRIRSTVDEKEQKQLLMDLDVVMRSSDCPYIVQFYGALFREGDCWICMELMATSLDKFYKFVYGSLDDVIPEEILGKITLATVKALNHLKENLKIIHRDIKPSNILLDRSGSIKLCDFGISGQLVDSIAKTRDAGCRPYMAPERIDPSASRQGYDVRSDVWSLGITLYELATGRFPYPKWNSVFDQLTQVVRGDPPQLSNSEERRFSSKFISFVNVCLTKDESKRPKYKELLKDPFIQMYEERSVDVAAYVCRLLDQMPASPSSPMFTD; encoded by the exons CGCAGG AcgccgccccctgctggaggtgTCAGAGTGAAACCG ACCGTCTGTGTCCAG GGTTCCAGATGAACCTGTCTGGAGCCCCTGCAA GTAAACGTAAAGCTCTGAAGCTGAACTTCGCCAACCCGCCGGTCAAACCCACGACTAGATTCACACTCAACACAGCCGGAACGCCCTTCCAGAACCCGCACAT CGAGCGCCTGAGGACACACAGCATGGAGTCGTCGGGGAAGCTGAAGATCTCTCCGGAGCAGCTGTGGGACTTCACCGCCGACGACCTGAAGGACCTGGGCGAGATCGGCCGCGGCGCCTACGGCTCCGTCAACAAGATGGTGCACAAGCCCAGCAGCCAGATCATGGCGGTCAAG AGGATCCGCTCCACGGTGGATGAGAAGGAGCAGAAGCAGTTGCTGATGGACCTGGACGTGGTGATGAGGAGCAGCGACTGTCCCTACATCGTCCAGTTCTACGGCGCCCTGTTCAGAGAG GGCGACTGCTGGATCTGCATGGAGCTCATGGCTACCTCTTTAGACAAGTTCTACAAGTTTGTGTACGGCTCCCTGGACGACGTGATCCCAGAGGAGATCCTCGGGAAGATCACCTTAGCT ACTGTGAAGGCACTTAACCACTTAAAGGAAAACTTGAAGATCATACACAGAG acatcAAGCCGTCAAACATCCTCCTGGACAGGAGCGGCAGCATCAAGCTGTGTGACTTTGGCATCAGCGGTCAGCTGGTCGACTCCATCGCCAAGACGCGCGACGCCGGCTGCCGCCCATATATGGCG CCGGAGCGAATCGACCCCAGCGCCTCCCGGCAGGGCTACGATGTCCGTTCCGATGTCTGGAGTCTGGGGATCACACTG TACGAGCTGGCCACCGGCCGCTTCCCCTACCCCAAGTGGAACAGTGTGTTTGACCAGTTGACCCAGGTGGTGAGGGGCGACCCGCCGCAGCTCAGCAACTCAGAGGAGAGGCGCTTCTCGTCCAAATTCATCTCCTTTGTGAACGTGTG CCTTACGAAGGACGAGTCCAAGAGGCCCAAGTACAAGGAGCTGCTG AAAGACCCGTTCATCCAGATGTATGAGGAACGCTCGGTGGACGTGGCCGCGTACGTCTGCAGGCTGCTGGACCAGATGCCGGCGTCGCCCAGCTCCCCCATGTTTACGGACTGA
- the map2k4a gene encoding dual specificity mitogen-activated protein kinase kinase 4a isoform X3 has protein sequence MEFRRTTMATPGANTAAPSSGGSAAAHQQQSQHVTTLSSTQDAAPCWRCQSETGKRKALKLNFANPPVKPTTRFTLNTAGTPFQNPHIERLRTHSMESSGKLKISPEQLWDFTADDLKDLGEIGRGAYGSVNKMVHKPSSQIMAVKRIRSTVDEKEQKQLLMDLDVVMRSSDCPYIVQFYGALFREGDCWICMELMATSLDKFYKFVYGSLDDVIPEEILGKITLATVKALNHLKENLKIIHRDIKPSNILLDRSGSIKLCDFGISGQLVDSIAKTRDAGCRPYMAPERIDPSASRQGYDVRSDVWSLGITLYELATGRFPYPKWNSVFDQLTQVVRGDPPQLSNSEERRFSSKFISFVNVCLTKDESKRPKYKELLKDPFIQMYEERSVDVAAYVCRLLDQMPASPSSPMFTD, from the exons CGCAGG AcgccgccccctgctggaggtgTCAGAGTGAAACCG GTAAACGTAAAGCTCTGAAGCTGAACTTCGCCAACCCGCCGGTCAAACCCACGACTAGATTCACACTCAACACAGCCGGAACGCCCTTCCAGAACCCGCACAT CGAGCGCCTGAGGACACACAGCATGGAGTCGTCGGGGAAGCTGAAGATCTCTCCGGAGCAGCTGTGGGACTTCACCGCCGACGACCTGAAGGACCTGGGCGAGATCGGCCGCGGCGCCTACGGCTCCGTCAACAAGATGGTGCACAAGCCCAGCAGCCAGATCATGGCGGTCAAG AGGATCCGCTCCACGGTGGATGAGAAGGAGCAGAAGCAGTTGCTGATGGACCTGGACGTGGTGATGAGGAGCAGCGACTGTCCCTACATCGTCCAGTTCTACGGCGCCCTGTTCAGAGAG GGCGACTGCTGGATCTGCATGGAGCTCATGGCTACCTCTTTAGACAAGTTCTACAAGTTTGTGTACGGCTCCCTGGACGACGTGATCCCAGAGGAGATCCTCGGGAAGATCACCTTAGCT ACTGTGAAGGCACTTAACCACTTAAAGGAAAACTTGAAGATCATACACAGAG acatcAAGCCGTCAAACATCCTCCTGGACAGGAGCGGCAGCATCAAGCTGTGTGACTTTGGCATCAGCGGTCAGCTGGTCGACTCCATCGCCAAGACGCGCGACGCCGGCTGCCGCCCATATATGGCG CCGGAGCGAATCGACCCCAGCGCCTCCCGGCAGGGCTACGATGTCCGTTCCGATGTCTGGAGTCTGGGGATCACACTG TACGAGCTGGCCACCGGCCGCTTCCCCTACCCCAAGTGGAACAGTGTGTTTGACCAGTTGACCCAGGTGGTGAGGGGCGACCCGCCGCAGCTCAGCAACTCAGAGGAGAGGCGCTTCTCGTCCAAATTCATCTCCTTTGTGAACGTGTG CCTTACGAAGGACGAGTCCAAGAGGCCCAAGTACAAGGAGCTGCTG AAAGACCCGTTCATCCAGATGTATGAGGAACGCTCGGTGGACGTGGCCGCGTACGTCTGCAGGCTGCTGGACCAGATGCCGGCGTCGCCCAGCTCCCCCATGTTTACGGACTGA